The Silene latifolia isolate original U9 population chromosome Y, ASM4854445v1, whole genome shotgun sequence sequence TGATGTAGGTATACAAATTAATTGCAATTATGATTTTCAATTTCTTATGCAAGCTTTTATGTCTTGTAATTTGTCTCCTAGTTCACATTAATTTGTAAACATCAGCCGAATCTTAGGTCGATCAATTTAGAAGGATTTTGATTATATGTGTTCTTAGTTTTTGTCAAAAAAATAGAGTTCTGACATAGTCAAATTCAAACCTGGATTTGCTTCATGAAAATTGTAGTAATTCTGGGGATTAAATTAGCGTTCGTAAAATATTCGATACCTGTTACCGTAATAGCATTACTATAACATTAAATCTTGTTGTTAGCACTGAACTTGAAATAATTGTATAATAGTGTTAATACATAATTGTGCAAGTACCTTCTTTTGATGAAGTTTTAGCTGAATATTAGTGTTATTCCCTCTTTAAAATTGCAGAGTCTATTAATGTTAATCGAGTGCATATTTATGTTCTGCTGTCAATCCTTATGTACATATATTGTGACAGTAACAGTGTTACTGTAATATTACTTTCCTTTGCAGTCCCACTCGTGTATTTATATCAATAATACTCCTCTTTTCCTTTTCATATTACAGAGTCCAGTATTGTCAATCCAGTCCATTCCATGTTAATCGTACAACAGCACCCCAATGTTCAACCAAATAATCAGCTTGTTCTGTCTCATACACCTAATAGAAGCGAGCTGTGGATTAGTGTAGTTGAGAGCAAGTTCAGACCTACAATTGGTACAGTTTTCAGCTCACTTGAGGCACGAATTGAATTCTACGGGGTTTAAGCACGCGCATGTGGTTTTACTCTCAGGAAGTACACTACCAAAAACCTTCGAGGTGGCGTAGCACACCAATAATTTATAGTCTACAATCATCAAGGATTTAGGTGAAATAAACAGAAACTGCATTATAGTCCTGTCCATGAGCATAACATTGGTGATAGCTCTTCCACAATTGAAACAATTAAAAGGCGAGATAAAATCTCAAGAATTGGCTGCAGAGCTTACGTTAGATTTTCCCTTCTTAATGGGCTTGAGGGCCCTGCTATACTTAACAACTTTTCTGAGGTTCATAACCATCATCTCACCTCTGTTTGTTATCGAGATCTCGAAACGATTTGGAAATCCCTTGACATGTTTCACAAACAACTTATATTGGACAATTCCAAGTTGAAGATCGGGTCTGGGAAGACTTTTAGGCAGGTTAAGGAGCTTGTACATAGGTATCAAAATATAGGTGCTACATTGGTGGACTTTAAAAACTTTCAAAGATATGTCAAGTGTTATATAAGGAAAAGAGATGCTGACCTTTTCCTTGATCGTCTTAAAAAGCTCAAAGCCACCCAAAACCAATTTTACTTTGCCTATGATGTTGGTGCTTGTAACTGTCTCACGAGGGTGTTTTGGGCTGATTCCACATCAATTAGAAACTACTCATTCTTAGGGGATGCTGTGAGCCTTGACCCCACCTATGGCACaaacaagtatgatatggtttttacaccattcaCGGGTGTTAATCACCACAGAAAGTCGGTGTTTTTCGCTGCTTGTTTACTGTTACACGAAGATGACGAGTCCTTCAAATGGACTTTTCAGCATTTCTTGAATGCTATGGGTCAAAAGGAGACACAATTTCTTATCACGGATCAATGCCCTAGTATAAAAAAGGCCTCCCCCTCTGTCTTCAAGCAAGCTCGACATCattattgcatgtggcatataacacaAAAGATCACATACAAAGTGGGTTCAGCACTCTCCAAAGACAGCGACTTTCTTACTCGCTTCAACGCTGTCGTCTGAGGCTCTGATTTGGAACCGTTTGAGTTTGAAGAGAAGTGGCAGAAACTTATTTCAGATTTTCAGCTGATGACTGGTTGTCTAAAATGTTCACTAACCGAAACCTTTGGATTCCTGCCTACCATCGTGACCTTCCCATGAGCTGCATATTAAGAACAACATAGCGATCGAAAAGTGCAAATTTGTTTTTCAAGTAGTATGAGAATCACTTTGGTACACTGGTCAAATTTTGGATGAGGTAAACAACTCTGTTCCTTTGGTATCAATGTTTGTAAACTGTTTAGGTTACAGTAACACTGTTACTGTATCATTGTTACATTATTAATATGTTGTTGTGCCCTTGTCACATTATTACTAGGTTCCAAACTACTATGGACCAGCAGTGCTAGACACAAAGGTCCGATGATTATGACAGCGATCACTCATTACCTAACTTAGACACAAACATACATTTAGAAAAACATGGTGCTATTGTATACACACATGCTGTGTTTAAGATGTTCCAAGAGGAACTAAAGGCTGTTATATCATGTGTTGTCACTGACTTTGACAAGGAAGACAATGTGCGGATAATTTATGTGGAAGATACTGAAACAAAAAGAACTTTCAAGGTGACGTTCAACCTTTTAACCACGGATGCAGAATGTGCTTGAAAACTCTTCGAAAGAATAGGGTTACTTTGCAGATATATTGTGTGGGTGTACAAGGGCAAAGGAATTCGGAATATACCAAGCAAGTACATTTTTCATCATTGGACCAAGAACTCTCACGCAACTAATAGGTTTGATTCGAAAAAATTATTAGTGACACAACTCCTTTGTTCCCCTTTAAAAGTTCTTACTCAAATATATTGTGACAGTAACAGTGTTATATTACGAACTTTGACTTACTATTTCACTTTGAGCCATCACTCCAATAATTTCTTATAGTGAcattgttaacatataaaacagtCACTTGCTGTTTCATTTTCAGGCTTGATTCCAATGGGAATGTATTCGAGGATTCAAATATGGCTCAGTCTGATAACAGTCATGTGTGCAAGCTATGGGCAGAGTTCAGTACAACCATTAGAGTTCTCAAAACTTTGCCTAATGTTCACATGGACGAGTTAGCATCCCAACTAGTTGAGTTCCGAGAGAAGTTATAtgtcactactacaaaactcgttatggacatcagtcgatggacatcggattatctgGAAAACCGATGTACATAACATGCACATCAGTTGTTTGCAAAAAACCGATGTGCATATAATTACATGTACATCGGTTGTGTTAAAAAACACATGTCCATTATTTCCGATTTTAAAGGACATGTGATATTTAATAAAACCCATGTCTATATAAAAATCATGGACAAGAAACATTGCATTTAACCGATGTACATCTAAAGTGAAAATTATAAACTGCAAAAATATTTGCCTCACCACTCTATATCACTTCTAATTTCAACTAGGTACATTTTCCCCAAATCCTCTCCCTCAATCTCACTCCCAAACCCTAACCCCCAAAACCCCGGTACTCACCTCCCTCCCGCATTCATTCATTTCAAAAAAACCTCCCAACGCCGACGACGTGATACTCTCAACGCCGACGACCTGCACTCTCAACGGCGACGACTTGCTACCCCAACGACAACGACGCTTTGACCTGCTACATCTATTGTTTCTGTCTCCTTTCTCGCTCAACTCTTTCCCGTACCGCATCTCAGCTCTTTCCCGTCCCTTGTTCATAAACGCAGGTATTTTTATAATTACAAAGCTTTGAATCTTTCAATCGATTACATAATGAATTTATGCGGTTTTGACAATTGTAGGGTTAAATATGTATAATttcgaattagggtttatgatTGACTTGGGGATTTTGGGGATTTTTGTTTAAACTTCAAAGTTTGTGTAATTAGTTGTATAATTATGCTCATAGGGAACGAATTACGGTATGATTGAATCGTCTTTCTTTTTAATTAACAATTTCCAGACTTTTAATTGAAGTTAGAGATTGCGATCTTTCAAAAATCGTGAGTTGAGAAGGTAGCAAAGACGAGGTTGGTAGTGAGAGCTCGTTATCAGGTTGATTAGTTTGTGATTCTCGCTAATATGATTCATATAGTGGTGAATGGCAAAGGGTCCCTAGTACTCTACTATAGGTTTGAATGTATGATTTGTATACGATTTTTATCTATGTACCTACTACTTGGCTACTTGTTTTTTTAATTAGAAGTAGCTAAACTAAACTCATGAAGATGACACAATTCCTGCAACTAATGCTATCATCGCTCGCCGCCATTTATATTTTTAAGTGGTACAGATTATATCTCTTTCTTTGTTGTCGAGTATCTCGCACAGTTATCAAGGCCATCTTCCCTtccactactacaaaactcgttatggacaCCAAATCGAGAAAAAGACGAGAACAACTAACTTACAACAAAGATCAAGGAAATGGACTCCAAAATCACGATATGAGTAATAAAATTCGTAGACTGCTTGTTCATTTACCACCCTCTAATCCAGGTATGCCACCCATCAACTTACTCTTTTCTTTGTCTTCTCTACTTATTCCACGCTTTTCCCTATCCTATTTTCTTTTTCTGCTCTTTTTGTAGCATTGGGATACGGTGGAGGAGCTTCTGATATCGTAATGTGTTTTATAGTAATGTTGGAGCCTGAGATGCTTTAGATGGCAGCTCAAATATTTTATCATGAACATTTTCACTGCCATTATTTTTCCTAAGTCAACTGCTCCCTCTTTTACCTTTTTAAGTTCTATCTTGATATTATACTTTCTCGCCTAGAAGGCGACTAATAACCTGTATTAATGAGCAAATATGTTATCCCTATCACGTTCTGCATATTGATTGACTTTATCACTGCAACCCATACATTTATTTCTTTATGTGCTCTTGTAAAGCATGATACTGGCTTTTGAAATGACTTTCCACCATTCGTTAGAACATTGTGTGATATTTAGGTATATACTACCTAAATGTAGCAATAGGCTTACATGAGATACACAATTCTGAGGTAGTTTTTCCTAAATCACTAATCATTTGATCGTGCCAAGAGTACACTAAAGTTTTAGTCTTTCACTAAGCTTCTGCACTTCTAAAAAAACTTATTTGGAACTACTCATTATTTTTAGGCGCCATTGGACATTGATCTGGATGCTTCTAGTTTCTTCCATATGACTGAAGAAGTTAAGGTGTAAGTAGAGGAACCGAGGTTAGTTTTTGAAGCCCGCCCGTATTTATTACTTCATCATCGATACGGAGTTGTTATTAAATGAAGACTGTCCATGGTATCAAGTGATTTATTGACTTATTCTCTTTTTCTTTGGTCCAAGGAACCGAGGACACCAACCTAGAAAAGAGACAAATGATTtggaaagagaaagagaaaaggTATAATCTTCTATAGAAAATCGCGTCAATTTTTCAAGTTCCTACCGAGATATTTCATGGTATAATGGTATTATAATGACATTGTCATTTGACAATCTTCATTCTTTGTTTACTTTCGACTTACATCTGCTTGATATTGCTTGATTCTGGGTGAGTTGACTAATTCTATACTTATTGTTGCTAATAATTGTTTCAGACCGATTATTGTTTCTGAGGAGATGGCTATAACTCAAGATATATAGCATAGCTCCAGTAACCGAGGTAATTGGCTTAAAGTAACCGAGGGAATTAAAGATTCGATTTGGCAAGACATAAAGGTAAAGTCACCCTGAGTTCTGGTttgattattttgatttatttagAACTTAGCATAGCTCCAGTTAGTGATTAAATTATAAGCAAATGTTATGGACAAGTCTGGTTATCATAGATTCATTAGTCCGATTAACATCGCCGATTAACATTCTGATTTTGCCTTTCTGTCTCATCTTCTGGTTTGTGCCATTCTGATTAACTAGCATTATGATTAGCATAACAGGCTTCAAACCAGCATCAGGTCTTATATGTTGTAAAGGTTACTAGGTTAATACCTCTCAGGTAGCATGAATCAGCTTTTGCTCTTAATGAATGCATGGGATAGGCATAGAAACCTTTGACAATTTCGGAAGCAAGGgttggaatataaattccataAATGGTTCACCGACAATGAGAAATTGATTCCTGACATACTCATGATAGATATTAAACCACTGCTTGCAGAGTTGCAGCACCGTATCGTAAATGCTTTTATATAAGGGTTTGCTCGGTGATTATATGCAGGTTTCTTGATAGTCTCTGAGCCTTTAGTACTTTTCTTTAGAGAGATTTAAGAGCAATATTTGACCATAGATCTTTTACTATGAGCGTTTGTGGTCGCTATTTTTGTTTATACATTTTGCAAAATGTCACCTAGTTTCAAACATGTATTTATCAACATTCTCGCTAAGAAAAAATATTAAAGGCTGAAAGTTAATTCCATTTGTATTAATGTAGTCAGTGGCTAGAGTGATGCACTCTTGAAGCCTCCTATAAGTCTtgataactttaattttttttttatgtcttgTACTCCCTTGCTTTCCATTTAGCATTGTCGAAATTGACATTTGATATACTACTATGAGTATCCCATGGTGTTCATGCGACTCTAGTTCTTTGGCCCAAGTTAATTTTCATGGCATGAATACTATCCTTGAGTAGGTAGATAATAACTCAGGTTCATTGGCTTTGATGACATGTAGGATGAAGCTTGAGTTGCTGGAGCGAGTGGAATTTTGTTGAGAAGCACTAACGTTTGCTGGAGGGAGTGGAATTTTGTTGAGAAGCACTAACGTTTGCTGGAGGGAGTGGAATTTTGTTGAGAAGCACTAACGGTGGTAAGTCATGGACACGTGACAAAGCAGCTGATAATATTGCTGCAAATCTGTAGATGAAATTTTTTTGTAATTGGCTTTGGATAACCGATAGATTGATTGTATACAGATATTTTTTGTTGATTATGGAATCATTTTGCATTGTCATCATGTGTACGACTAATATGGGCAACagcgtaattttttttttataaaaaataataattatagacatcggatttttgcaaaaaactgatgtccattgatcaaatagacatcggatttttgcaaaaaactgatgtccattgatcaaatacacatcggttttcctaaaaatccgatgtccatttatcaaatagacatcggttttcctaaaaatccgatgtgcaaattttaatggacatcggtttaaaatccgatgtccattaatccacaatggaca is a genomic window containing:
- the LOC141628495 gene encoding protein FAR1-RELATED SEQUENCE 5-like, giving the protein MDADSTENNNGAESINVNRVHIYVLLSILMYIYCDSNSVTHPNVQPNNQLVLSHTPNRSELWISVVESKFRPTIGTVFSSLEARIEFYGKLHYSPVHEHNIGDSSSTIETIKRRDKISRIGCRAYVRFSLLNGLEGPAILNNFSEVHNHHLTSVCYRDLETIWKSLDMFHKQLILDNSKLKIGSGKTFRQVKELVHRYQNIGATLVDFKNFQRYVKCYIRKRDADLFLDRLKKLKATQNQFYFAYDVGACNCLTRVFWADSTSIRNYSFLGDAVSLDPTYGTNKYDMVFTPFTGVNHHRKSVFFAACLLLHEDDESFKWTFQHFLNAMGQKETQFLITDQCPSIKKASPSVFKQARHHYCMWHITQKITYKVGSALSKDSDFLTRFNAVV